The following is a genomic window from uncultured Hyphomonas sp..
GTCGGGCGCAGAAGCAGGACATACATGACGAATCCGAGCAATAGCCCGCCACTCCATTGGAAGAAGTAGCGGTAGCTGAGCAGCGCCGTCCGTTCTTCATAGTTCTCGCTGATTTCGGAAACGAGCGCGGTGCTTGGGATTTCGTACAGCGTAACAGAGAGCCTGAGCGCAATGGCCACAACGAGCAGGTAGGGGATGAGGTCGGCACCTTTCAGGTCAGCCGGAGGCACCCACAAGAGGTAAAAACTGAGGGCGACCGGAATGGCTGAAAAATACATAAAGGGGTGCCTGCGCCCCCAGCGCGAATGCAGCCGGTCCGAGACCTGACCGACAATCGGGTCGGAGACCGCATCGAATATCAACGCAACAAAAATAACGGTGCTCGCCATACTCGCCGGAGCGCCGAGAACCTGACTGTAGAAGAAGAGAAGGAAATAGCTGAAACCATTGTCCTTCACGCCGTAGGCAATTGAGCCGAGGCCATAGGCGATCCGCGTTCTCAGTTCGACCCGAGCGGACGCTGGCGGCAATTCAGAAACCACTGTCACCGGGTGAAATCCCGGCATAGCTTACCTATTGCCGGACATGATTCATGCCCAGCCTCACATTGAGACTGCAATTTTTCCTCCCGGCCTCGGACTCTCTGAAGAACGCCCGGCGCGCATTTAGAGGTGGCATTTATCGGTGGGCTCTCAAGGCCCGTGCCACCCTTTATGAAAAATTATTAGAACACGTTTCAATTTTTGTAGCAACCGGAATATGAGTACCCTTCGCGCAAATACTCGCCCTGATTGCGAGCACTCCATAACCGCTCATTTTTCGACGGTCTGTTGCACGACGGTGCAGTCAGAAAAATCGCACCAGTCTCCCCTTTCCGCAGACGCACAGGTTTCACGCAGCGAGGCATTCGCGCCATGCGAAAAGAGCGGCGTCGCGTCGTGATTTCAACCGGCCCTGCTCTCAATATTCTTTTGATAATTTTTTTGTCTGTACGCGAATGTTTCGATTGTGGCGAACCTTTGCAAACTTCACAATCGCTGGGCTGCGGGACACCACCGACTCTCATCGCCGAAACGGCAAATGTGATTTTCGACACGATTGCCCAATTGCCTGCCGATTTTCCGGCGGTGAACATTGCCGATCTCGCCCATGGCGCTCCATGCGATCGAAGCTTGTTCGTGAACAGGATTTGCGGAATGCCATTTTACTCTGACAATGCCAGGTAGGCTGACAATGTAACAATCGACAATACAGTTGTCGTGAGTATGGTCCGGGCTGTCAGCAACCCATCCCGGGAATAGTATTCCGTCAGCATGAAAGGCCCTGTTCCGGTAGGAAGCGCGGCAAGCAGTACGGCTGTTTGTGCCATGGCTTGAGGCAGGCCGAGCACTGGAAACGCAATCACCCATGTAACAGCAGGTTGCGCGACCAGCTTCAACGCCGCCAGAACTGCCTCGCTTCTACGGTGTGCTGATGAAGTGCTTCCCGATTTGTCCGCCAGGAACAGCCCCAGCGCGATCAGGGCGCAAGGAGACGCTGCCGCCCCCAGGAGTTTCAGGTATTTGTCGAACGCCGACGGCAGCTGAAACCCAGCCAACATGACGATAAAACCGGCGGCGGGCGCCAAGAGTAGCGGATTCCTCGCAAGCGACAGAAACGTTCGCCAGGCGACGGCCCTTCTGCTCGCGCCCGCCTGCAGGCTGCTTTCGATCAGAACCATGGCAATCGCAAACAATACGCATACGGTCACAATCGTTGCGATCAATGTTGCGCTCATGGCCGCGCTGCCAACGACGGCAAGAAGCAGCGGGAATCCCATGAAGCCGGTATTCGCGTAACTGGCGTTCAGCCCGTCAATCGCCGCATCCGCAAGGTGTGCACCCTTCCGCCGCCGAAGCAAGACAGTCAGGATGAAAACGAACAAGCAGCCAGCGGCGAAGGCGATGATGAATCCGGGCTGCCAAAGGTCCTTCGGGTCCGCATTCGCCATGATGTCGAAAAGGAGCGCCGGTAGCGCCAGGTACACGACGAACCTGTTGATCTCGCTGACAGCCGTCGGCCCCATCACGCGCAGACGCCTAGCGCCCCACCCGGTGAGGATGAGCGCAAAAATCGGCAGCACAACAAGAAGGTTGGAAGTCAAGGAAATGCCGCCCTACTGGTCTTTGGCCTTTGCGTAACCGCGCAGATCGATACAATCCAATTCAATTGGAAGCGTCTATTAAGACAGAAAGGGTATGAATGGATACGCGGCAGATGCGCTACTTCGTGGCCTTGGCGGAGACACTGCACTTTGGCGAAGCGGCCGCGCGCATGAACATGACACAGCCGCCGTTCAGCCGCCAGATTGCCAACCTGGAACGCGGCCTCGGCGTTCAGCTGGTGGAGCGGACGTCCCGCAGTGTCGCCCTGACTCCGGCAGGAAAACGGTTCCTGGAGGAGTCGCGCAATGTACTGGCCCGGTTCGACGATGCCTGCCAGAACGCACGTCTGGTCGCTCAAGGTGTCAGAGGCGAATTGAGTTTCGGCTTCATGATGCATGCGGCGCACAGTGTCGTACCGGAGATTATCAGACGCTTCATCAACCTCCGCCCGGATGTCCGGATGTCCGTGTCCGAGACAATTCCTGCCGATGCCGAACGCCTGCTGTTGAAAGGAGAACTGGACGCGGCAATCACGTTTGCCGGCCGGGCCATGCCGCAACTTGACAGTCTGCCCGTATTCACCGACCGGCTATGTGTCGTCCTGCCGTCAGGACACAGGCTCGCCGAGAGGAAATCAATCCGGCCAAACGAGCTTCAGGATGAAGACCTGATCGCAGCCGCCTCTACCGTAGCACCGACATTGCGCGCGGCGATCAATGCCTGTTTCGAGCGCGAAGGGGTTCTGCCCCGCGTGCGGTTTGAACCTCAGCTGCAGAATACGATCCTCCGCCTGGTCGCAGCCAATCTCGGTGTCGCCCTCGTTCCGGGATCAATTTGCGACGAAAGAATAAGCGGCGTGATTGCTGTACCGCTTTCCAAAGCGCCTGCCCTGGAGGTTGTCCTGAAAACACGGCGCAAGCACGATAATCCGGCTGTTGAGATCCTGGTCGATCTTGTCCGAAATGGGTTCCAGCAGGCACACACCTAGTTGGCCTGTTTCTGGAGGGGCTCGAAGCGCGCAACACAAATAGTGAGTCTTCCCACGGATCTTCTCGAAGACCTCATCCAGGTGTCACTTCCATTGTGGCGATTGCCGAATTCGATCAGACCGGCGATTGCGGACCGTTTCATGGCAGATGTCGATGCCGCGCTCATGGAGCAGGTCGTCGACGTTCCGAGGTGAAAACAGAAAACGCACATACATCATCACTGCAAGCTGGATGGTCTCGGGCGATGTCTTGAAATCGCAGAATGGATTCTGGCTCATTTTGGTGGCCCAAGGTTCAGGACGGACCATCCTGAAGCCAGTCATTCTGGCACCCTCGGTTGATGTCTTGA
Proteins encoded in this region:
- a CDS encoding AEC family transporter → MTSNLLVVLPIFALILTGWGARRLRVMGPTAVSEINRFVVYLALPALLFDIMANADPKDLWQPGFIIAFAAGCLFVFILTVLLRRRKGAHLADAAIDGLNASYANTGFMGFPLLLAVVGSAAMSATLIATIVTVCVLFAIAMVLIESSLQAGASRRAVAWRTFLSLARNPLLLAPAAGFIVMLAGFQLPSAFDKYLKLLGAAASPCALIALGLFLADKSGSTSSAHRRSEAVLAALKLVAQPAVTWVIAFPVLGLPQAMAQTAVLLAALPTGTGPFMLTEYYSRDGLLTARTILTTTVLSIVTLSAYLALSE
- a CDS encoding LysR substrate-binding domain-containing protein, with product MDTRQMRYFVALAETLHFGEAAARMNMTQPPFSRQIANLERGLGVQLVERTSRSVALTPAGKRFLEESRNVLARFDDACQNARLVAQGVRGELSFGFMMHAAHSVVPEIIRRFINLRPDVRMSVSETIPADAERLLLKGELDAAITFAGRAMPQLDSLPVFTDRLCVVLPSGHRLAERKSIRPNELQDEDLIAAASTVAPTLRAAINACFEREGVLPRVRFEPQLQNTILRLVAANLGVALVPGSICDERISGVIAVPLSKAPALEVVLKTRRKHDNPAVEILVDLVRNGFQQAHT